The Symphalangus syndactylus isolate Jambi chromosome 11, NHGRI_mSymSyn1-v2.1_pri, whole genome shotgun sequence genome contains a region encoding:
- the F2RL1 gene encoding proteinase-activated receptor 2, whose product MRSPSAAWLLGAAILLAASVSCSGTIQGTNRSSKGRSLIGRVDGTSHVTGKGVTVETVFSVDEFSASVLTGKLTTVFLPIVYTIVFVVGLPSNGMALWVFLFRTKKKHPAVIYMANLALADLLSVIWFPLKIAYHIHGNNWIYGEALCNVLIGFFYGNMYCSILFMTCLSVQRYWVIVNPMGHSRKKANIAIGISLAIWLLILLVTIPLYVVKQTIFIPALNITTCHDVLPEQLLVGDMFNYFLSLAIGVFLFPAFLTASAYVLMIRMLRSSAMDENSEKKRKRAIKLIVTVLAMYLICFTPSNLLLVVHYFLIKSRGQSHVYALYIVALCLSTLNSCIDPFVYYFVSHDFRDHAKNALLCRSVRTVKQMQVSLTSKKPSRTSSSYSSSSTTVKTSY is encoded by the coding sequence GAACCAATAGATCCTCTAAAGGAAGAAGTCTTATTGGTAGGGTTGATGGCACATCTCACGTCACTGGAAAAGGAGTTACAGTTGAAACAGTCTTTTCTGTGGATGAGTTTTCTGCATCTGTCCTCACTGGAAAACTGACCACTGTCTTCCTTCCAATTGTCTACACAATTGTGTTTGTGGTGGGTTTGCCAAGTAATGGCATGGCCTTGTGGGTCTTTCTTTTCCGAACTAAGAAGAAGCACCCTGCTGTGATTTACATGGCCAATCTGGCCTTGGCTGACCTCCTCTCTGTCATCTGGTTCCCCTTGAAGATTGCCTATCACATACATGGCAACAACTGGATTTATGGGGAAGCTCTTTGTAATGTGCTTATTGGCTTTTTCTATGGCAACATGTACTGTTCCATTCTCTTCATGACCTGCCTCAGTGTGCAAAGGTATTGGGTCATCGTGAACCCCATGGGGCACTCCAGGAAGAAGGCAAACATTGCCATTGGCATCTCCCTGGCAATATGGCTGCTGATTCTGCTGGTCACCATCCCCTTGTATGTCGTGAAGCAGACCATCTTCATTCCAGCCCTGAACATCACGACCTGTCATGATGTTTTGCCTGAGCAGCTCTTGGTGGGAGACATGTTCAATTACTTCCTCTCTCTGGCCATTGGGGTCTTTCTGTTCCCAGCCTTCCTCACAGCCTCCGCCTATGTGCTGATGATCAGAATGCTGCGATCTTCTGCCATGGATGAAAactcagagaagaaaaggaagagggccATCAAACTCATTGTCACTGTCCTGGCCATGTACCTGATCTGCTTCACTCCTAGTAACCTTTTGCTTGTGGTGCATTATTTTCTGATTAAGAGCCGGGGCCAGAGCCATGTCTATGCCCTGTACATTGTAGCCCTCTGCCTCTCTACCCTCAACAGCTGCATCGACCCCTTTGTCTATTACTTTGTTTCACATGATTTCAGGGATCATGCAAAGAATGCTCTCCTTTGCCGAAGTGTCCGCACTGTAAAGCAGATGCAAGTATCCCTCACTTCAAAGAAACCCTCCAGGACATCCAGCTCTTACTCTTCAAGTTCAACCACTGTTAAGACCTCCTATTGA